From Oncorhynchus mykiss isolate Arlee chromosome 6, USDA_OmykA_1.1, whole genome shotgun sequence, the proteins below share one genomic window:
- the LOC110525440 gene encoding flavin reductase (NADPH) isoform X2, giving the protein MKIAVLGATGQTGQYLVNQALQQGHSVTAIVRNPGKLTVQHEKLKVVEGNIFSEDSLKPHFQGQDAVISCLGFPASFLSGVTGYTLSMRAAVNAMREAKVNRIITMTSWYTDPNSGTQSSYLIRFLLLPMIRSVLSNMFEMEHFLKKTQDVNWTIVRPPGLKNLPATDVRAEGLCFTAQYWF; this is encoded by the exons ATGAAGATAGCCGTGCTTGGAGCCACTGGACAGACGGGACAGTATCTGGTGAACCAAGCTCTTCAGCAGGGACACTCTGTCACTGCCATTGTCAGGAACCCAGGGAAATTGACAGTGCAACATGAGAAATTAAAG GTGGTTGAGGGCAATATCTTCTCAGAAGACAGCCTAAAACCTCACTTCCAAGGACAAGATGCAGTTATATCTTGCCTGGGGTTCCCTGCATCCTTTCTCTCCGGAGTCACTGGATACACCTTGTCTATGAGGGCCGCAGTAAACGCCATGAGAGAGGCCAAAGTGAACCGCATTATCACCATGACTTCATGGTACACTGACC CTAACTCTGGCACACAGTCATCTTACCTCATCCGCTTCCTACTGCTGCCAATGATCCGAAGTGTCCTTAGCAATATGTTTGAGATGGAGCACTTTCTGAAGAAGACACAGGATGTTAACTGGACAATTGTCAGGCCGCCGGGTCTCAAGAATTTACCTGCCACAG ATGTCAGAGCTGAGGGTCTCTGCTTCACAGCGCAGTattggttttga
- the LOC110525440 gene encoding flavin reductase (NADPH) isoform X1, which translates to MKIAVLGATGQTGQYLVNQALQQGHSVTAIVRNPGKLTVQHEKLKVVEGNIFSEDSLKPHFQGQDAVISCLGFPASFLSGVTGYTLSMRAAVNAMREAKVNRIITMTSWYTDPNSGTQSSYLIRFLLLPMIRSVLSNMFEMEHFLKKTQDVNWTIVRPPGLKNLPATGKEFLTHEGYFVPDSNGLPVGSAVGRGDVARFMLFLLNTDVWFNKAVAITTKNE; encoded by the exons ATGAAGATAGCCGTGCTTGGAGCCACTGGACAGACGGGACAGTATCTGGTGAACCAAGCTCTTCAGCAGGGACACTCTGTCACTGCCATTGTCAGGAACCCAGGGAAATTGACAGTGCAACATGAGAAATTAAAG GTGGTTGAGGGCAATATCTTCTCAGAAGACAGCCTAAAACCTCACTTCCAAGGACAAGATGCAGTTATATCTTGCCTGGGGTTCCCTGCATCCTTTCTCTCCGGAGTCACTGGATACACCTTGTCTATGAGGGCCGCAGTAAACGCCATGAGAGAGGCCAAAGTGAACCGCATTATCACCATGACTTCATGGTACACTGACC CTAACTCTGGCACACAGTCATCTTACCTCATCCGCTTCCTACTGCTGCCAATGATCCGAAGTGTCCTTAGCAATATGTTTGAGATGGAGCACTTTCTGAAGAAGACACAGGATGTTAACTGGACAATTGTCAGGCCGCCGGGTCTCAAGAATTTACCTGCCACAG GTAAAGAGTTCCTTACCCACGAGGGCTACTTTGTTCCTGACTCCAATGGCCTGCCTGTAGGAAGTGCTGTAGGAAGGGGTGATGTGGCTCGTTTCATGCTCTTCCTCCTCAACACCGATGTCTGGTTCAACAAAGCGGTTGCCATCACAACCAAAAATGAATGA
- the LOC110525435 gene encoding long-chain-fatty-acid--CoA ligase ACSBG2, with product MSDQQDSVLTNGVPDIEKSSENSSVIGIPLGETKPLVPVAKLQQKEIYCSPLVNGGVVDHPQPNSESESDGEDKDSQESVAVEPAVITPSRIPEAPAKLPRSPGQAGPQGDPLSGASVPLKLSDVSLATAEQLWCTSRDQAVKLRMAETGPGSEAPMTIHQMFLKTVNIYGDLPAVASKKEGQWVTLTWREYYQQCRAAAKSFLKLGLERYHGVGILGFNSPEWFISDIGCILAGGFAAGIYTTNSPEACQYVADNCEANVLVVENHKQLLKILQIKEQLPHLKAIVQYKDELQQKLPNLYTWAEFMKLGEEVSDERLDAVVDSQRANQCCTLIYTSGTTGNPKGVMLSHDNITWTSNAVGAMTSLQHGVECVVSYLPLSHVAAQINDMWICMRFAGATYFADPDALKGSLGTTLKEVRPTSFLGVPRVWEKMQEKMKAIGAKSSGMKKRVANWAKSIGLQASYSAMNGENLVPWGFMLANNLVFKKVRWALGLDRCKNCLTGAAPITKETLEYFMSLSLPLYELYGMSESTGPHTISWENNFKIMSCGKVVVGCQTKLDKPDEDGNGEICFWGRHVFMGYLNEPEKTEEALDQEGWLHSGDLGKHDKDNFLFITGRIKELIITAGGENIPPVPIEDAVKAEIAIISNAMLLGDKMKFLSMMLTLKCIVDDNGEPTDELTPEAVAFCHQRGITATKASEIIASKEPAIYKAIQEGIEHVNAKATSNAQRVQKWVILDRDFSISGGELGPTMKLKRGVVVKKFQEKINKMYGMAQE from the exons ATGTCTGACCAACAGGATTCTGTTCTCACCAATGGGGTTCCTGACATAGAAAAGAGTTCTGAGAA TTCTAGTGTGATTGGCATTCCTCTTGGAGAAACCAAACCGTTAGTACCAGTTGCCAAACTTCAGCAGAAGGAAATCTACTGCAGTCCCCTCGTCAACGGAGGAGTAGTAGACCATCCACAACCAAACTCAGAGTCAGAGTCTGATGGAGAAGACAAAGACAGTCAGGAGTCAGTTGCTGTAGAACCTGCAGTGATAACCCCATCAAGAATACCTGAAGCACCAGCCAAATTACCCAGATCCCCTGGACAAGCGGGACCTCAAGGGGATCCTCTCTCAG GTGCCTCGGTGCCCCTGAAGCTGTCGGATGTGTCCCTGGCCACAGCAGAGCAGCTCTGGTGCACCTCCAGGGACCAGGCGGTTAAGCTGAGGATGGCTGAGACGGGGCCGGGATCCGAGGCCCCCATGACTATCCACCAGATGTTCTTAAAGACGGTGAATATCTATGGAGACCTGCCTGCGGTGGCGTCTAAGAAAGAGGGGCAGTGGGTAACCCTGACCTGGAGGGAGTACTACCAGCAGTGCAGAGCGGCGGCCAAGAGCTTCCTTAAG TTGGGTCTGGAGCGTTACCATGGCGTCGGTATTCTGGGCTTTAACTCTCCTGAGTGGTTCATCTCAGACATCGGCTGTATCCTGGCTGG GGGTTTTGCTGCAGGCATATACACCACTAACTCCCCCGAGGCGTGTCAGTATGTGGCAGACAACTGTGAGGCCAACGTCCTGGTGGTGGAGAACCACAAACAGCTCCTCAAAATCCTCCAG ATTAAGGAACAGCTTCCACACTTGAAAGCTATTGTTCAGTACAAGGATGAACTTCAACAGAAGCTGCCAAACCTGTACACT TGGGCTGAGTTTATGAAGCTGGGTGAGGAGGTGTCTGATGAACGGCTAGATGCTGTGGTGGACAGTCAGAGGGCTAACCAGTGTTGTACGCTCATCTACACCTCTGGAACCACAGGCAACCCCAAAGGGGTCATGCTAAGCCATGACAAT ATCACCTGGACTTCAAATGCGGTCGGAGCCATGACAAGTCTGCAACATGGTGTGGAGTGCGTGGTGAGCTACCTGCCCCTGAGCCATGTAGCTGCCCAGATCAACGACATGTGGATCTGCATGAGATTTGCAGGGGCAACGTATTTCGCAGACCCAGACGCCCTGAAG GGCTCTTTGGGGACTACTCTGAAAGAGGTGCGCCCCACAAGTTTCCTGGGAGTTCCCCGTGTGTGGGAGAAGATGCAGGAGAAGATGAAAGCCATCGGAGCCAAATCCTCTGGTATGAAGAAAAGAGTGGCTAACTGGGCCAAATCCATCGGATTGCAAGCCAGCTACAGTGCCATGAATGG TGAGAACCTGGTGCCCTGGGGCTTCATGCTGGCAAACAACCTGGTGTTTAAGAAAGTTCGCTGGGCCTTGGGTCTGGACCGCTGCAAGAACTGCTTAACGGGGGCCGCACCCATCACTAAGGAGACTCTGGAGTACTTCATGAGCCTTAGCCTCCCGCTGTATGAGCTGTATGGGATGAGTGAAAGCACCGGCCCTCACACCATCTCCTGGGAGAATAACTTCAAGATCATGAG CTGTGGAAAGGTGGTGGTTGGCTGCCAGACCAAGTTGGACAAGCCAGACGAGGATGGGAATGGTGAGATCTGTTTCTGGGGGCGTCATGTGTTCATGGGCTACCTGAATGAGCCAGAGAAGACTGAGGAGGCCCTGGACCAGGAGGGCTGGCTGCACTCTGGAGACCTGGGCAAGCATGACAAGGACAACTTCCTATTCATCACAGGGAGGATAAAGG AGCTGATCATAACAGCAGGAGGAGAGAACATCCCACCTGTACCCATTGAGGATGCAGTGAAAGCAGAGATTGCCATCATCAGCAACGCCATGTTGCTCGGAGACAAGATGAAATTCCTCTCCATGATGCTCACGCTCAAA TGTATAGTTGACGACAATGGCGAGCCGACGGACGAGCTGACCCCAGAGGCTGTGGCGTTCTGCCATCAGCGTGGCATAACGGCAACCAAGGCCTCTGAGATCATAGCCAGTAAGGAACCAGCTATTTATAAGGCCATCCAGGAGGGCATAGAGCATGTCAATGCTAAGGCCACCTCCAATGCCCAGAGGGTCCAGAAGTGGGTCATTTTGGACAGAGATTTCTCTATATCTGGGGGAGAACTGG GACCTACCATGAAGCTAAAGAGGGGGGTTGTTGTCAAAAAGTTCCAAGAGAAAATCAACAAGATGTATGGAATGGCACAAGAATAA